From the Paludibacterium paludis genome, one window contains:
- a CDS encoding 3',5'-nucleoside bisphosphate phosphatase, which produces MATIDLHFHSNASDGALPPAEVVTRAAGRGATLVALTDHDCTRGLADARAAASGCGVDFLNGVEVSVTWSGKHTIHIVGLGIDPDHPALSAGLKSIRDGRTGRAKAMSDALAALGIDGAFDGAMALCDNTEMIGRTHFARFLVNAGHVKDVKSVFRKFLTPGKPGYVPHIWAGLADAVGWIRAAGGMAVIAHPGRYDFGRTLTERLILDFKDAGGEGIEVASGSHSLDDRHKYALIARQYGLFSSAGSDFHAPGEGGRDVGMTEDLPPICRPAWEALQERVVRARPL; this is translated from the coding sequence ATGGCCACCATCGACCTGCATTTTCATTCGAATGCGTCGGACGGCGCCTTGCCTCCGGCCGAGGTGGTGACACGCGCCGCCGGGCGCGGCGCGACCCTGGTGGCGCTGACCGACCACGATTGCACGCGCGGGCTGGCCGACGCGCGAGCCGCCGCAAGCGGATGCGGAGTGGATTTTCTCAACGGTGTCGAGGTGTCCGTGACCTGGAGCGGCAAGCACACGATCCATATCGTGGGACTGGGCATCGATCCGGATCACCCCGCGCTGAGCGCGGGGCTGAAAAGCATCCGGGACGGCAGAACGGGCCGGGCGAAAGCCATGTCGGACGCGCTCGCGGCTCTTGGCATCGACGGCGCGTTCGATGGCGCGATGGCGCTGTGCGACAACACGGAAATGATCGGCCGTACCCATTTCGCCCGCTTTCTGGTCAATGCCGGACATGTCAAGGACGTGAAGAGCGTATTCCGCAAATTCCTGACGCCGGGCAAGCCGGGTTACGTACCTCATATCTGGGCCGGACTGGCCGACGCGGTCGGCTGGATTCGCGCGGCCGGCGGCATGGCTGTGATCGCTCATCCGGGACGTTACGATTTCGGTCGCACGCTGACCGAGCGCCTGATCCTCGATTTCAAGGATGCCGGCGGAGAGGGCATTGAGGTCGCCAGCGGCAGTCACAGTCTCGACGACCGGCACAAATACGCGCTCATCGCCAGGCAATACGGCCTGTTCTCCAGCGCCGGCAGCGATTTTCACGCGCCCGGCGAAGGAGGGCGCGACGTGGGAATGACCGAGGACCTGCCCCCGATCTGCCGCCCCGCGTGGGAGGCTTTGCAGGAGCGGGTCGTTCGCGCCCGCCCACTCTGA
- a CDS encoding oxidoreductase-like domain-containing protein, which produces MRDGEAFDPEPEAPVAPEDSMCCGSGCDPCVWDLYREEMDDYRRRLDDWRARREKE; this is translated from the coding sequence ATGCGTGACGGCGAGGCCTTCGATCCCGAGCCGGAGGCACCCGTGGCGCCGGAAGACTCGATGTGCTGCGGCAGCGGGTGCGATCCGTGCGTCTGGGATCTGTACCGCGAAGAAATGGACGATTACCGCCGGCGTCTTGACGACTGGCGCGCCCGGCGGGAAAAGGAGTAG
- a CDS encoding RNA-binding S4 domain-containing protein encodes MKTTFRLSGEYIALCDLIKVCGLAESGGAAKHMVGEGLVTVDGQIELRKTCKIRAGQTVAGDGFTIAVLAADA; translated from the coding sequence ATGAAAACTACGTTCCGGTTGTCCGGTGAATATATCGCCTTGTGCGACCTCATCAAGGTCTGCGGCCTGGCCGAAAGCGGCGGCGCGGCGAAACACATGGTCGGCGAAGGTCTCGTGACCGTGGATGGCCAGATCGAGCTGCGCAAGACCTGCAAGATCCGCGCGGGGCAGACCGTGGCGGGCGACGGATTCACCATCGCGGTGCTGGCTGCCGATGCGTGA
- a CDS encoding AAA family ATPase has product MKRESAPQKIAIVGPESSGKSTLAGRIRERLAGRARVAVVEEYARDYYRDRPYRPTPRDVLAIARGQLEAERCAAPGADLLVCDSTVLTCRIWSEVAFGTVEPELAGLWRPDDYALTLLACPDIPWQPDPLRSHPDGRDELLERYRAALAASLVEWVEIRGEAEARIARAMAAIGELLAPDVA; this is encoded by the coding sequence ATGAAACGCGAAAGCGCGCCGCAGAAAATCGCCATCGTCGGCCCCGAATCCTCCGGCAAATCGACGCTTGCCGGGCGGATCCGCGAACGGCTCGCCGGTCGGGCGCGCGTTGCGGTGGTAGAGGAATATGCCCGGGACTATTATCGTGACCGGCCTTACCGGCCGACCCCCCGGGATGTGCTGGCCATCGCGCGCGGCCAACTGGAAGCTGAGCGTTGTGCGGCGCCCGGGGCCGATCTGCTGGTGTGCGACAGTACCGTGCTGACCTGCCGCATCTGGTCCGAAGTGGCTTTCGGGACTGTCGAGCCCGAACTTGCCGGTTTGTGGCGTCCCGATGACTATGCTTTGACCCTGCTGGCCTGTCCGGACATTCCCTGGCAACCCGACCCGCTGCGCTCGCACCCGGACGGGCGGGATGAGTTGCTTGAGCGCTATCGCGCGGCGCTGGCGGCGAGTTTGGTCGAATGGGTTGAAATCCGGGGCGAGGCGGAGGCGCGCATCGCGCGGGCCATGGCGGCGATAGGCGAACTTCTCGCGCCGGATGTTGCCTAA
- the pyk gene encoding pyruvate kinase — translation MRRNRNTKIIATLGPASSTPERIRALFDSGADVFRLNGSHGTHEDHAGRIAAIRALEKEVGHPLAILFDLQGPKIRLGTFNGGEAVLVRGQGFVLDRDTAAGDAHRVCLPHPEIFAVIQPGHSLLIDDGKLRLRVLEVHADRLMTEVEIGGPVRDRKGVNIPDATLPISAMTEKDRNDLAFALRQGVDWVALSFVQRPEDLEELRGLVAGRAALMAKLEKPAALQRLDAIVAAADAIMVARGDLGVELPAEDVPVLQRQIVRTCRAQGKPVVVATQMLESMHETPTPTRAEASDVATAVYEGVDAIMLSGESAFGKYPVEAVTMMDRIITRVEQDPLHRQTLMAIHASTERTVVDAISAAILAAASTLPLAATVAYTTSGKSCIRIAHERPPAPVLGLTPSSDTGRRLALVWGVHPVVTDDASSVEDMVGKAVAAAVRHGYANDHQPIAVVAGVPFGQVGSTNTLHITYT, via the coding sequence ATGCGTCGTAATCGCAATACCAAGATCATCGCCACCCTCGGGCCGGCCAGCTCCACGCCGGAGCGCATCCGCGCCCTTTTCGATAGTGGTGCGGATGTTTTTCGGCTGAATGGCAGTCACGGCACCCATGAGGATCATGCCGGCCGGATTGCCGCCATTCGCGCCCTGGAAAAGGAAGTCGGTCATCCGCTCGCGATTCTTTTCGATCTGCAGGGCCCGAAAATCCGCCTGGGAACATTCAACGGCGGAGAAGCCGTCCTGGTCAGGGGGCAGGGCTTCGTGCTCGACCGCGATACGGCGGCGGGCGATGCGCACCGCGTGTGTCTGCCCCATCCGGAAATCTTCGCGGTGATCCAGCCCGGACATTCCCTGCTGATCGACGATGGAAAATTGCGATTGCGCGTGCTGGAGGTGCATGCCGACCGGCTGATGACCGAGGTGGAGATCGGCGGTCCGGTTCGCGATCGCAAGGGAGTGAACATCCCCGATGCGACCTTGCCCATTTCGGCGATGACCGAAAAGGATCGCAATGACCTGGCCTTCGCCCTGCGGCAGGGCGTGGACTGGGTGGCCCTGTCGTTCGTGCAGCGCCCCGAGGATCTCGAGGAGTTGCGCGGACTGGTCGCCGGGCGCGCGGCGCTGATGGCCAAGCTGGAAAAGCCGGCCGCCCTGCAGCGCCTGGACGCGATTGTCGCGGCCGCCGACGCGATCATGGTGGCGCGCGGCGATCTGGGGGTTGAATTGCCCGCCGAGGATGTGCCGGTGCTGCAGCGCCAGATCGTCCGCACCTGCCGTGCGCAAGGCAAGCCGGTGGTGGTGGCGACCCAGATGCTCGAATCGATGCACGAAACCCCGACGCCGACCCGCGCGGAAGCCTCCGATGTGGCCACCGCCGTCTACGAGGGTGTCGACGCCATCATGCTCTCCGGGGAGTCGGCGTTCGGCAAGTATCCGGTCGAAGCGGTCACGATGATGGATCGCATCATCACCCGGGTGGAGCAGGATCCCTTGCACCGCCAGACGCTGATGGCCATCCACGCCTCCACGGAGCGCACCGTGGTCGACGCGATCAGCGCGGCCATCCTCGCGGCGGCGAGCACCTTGCCGCTGGCCGCCACGGTGGCCTATACGACGTCCGGGAAAAGCTGCATCCGCATCGCCCATGAACGCCCGCCGGCTCCCGTGCTGGGGCTGACGCCGTCTTCCGACACCGGCCGCCGTCTGGCGCTGGTATGGGGCGTGCATCCGGTGGTCACCGATGACGCGTCGAGCGTCGAGGACATGGTCGGCAAGGCGGTGGCCGCGGCGGTGCGCCACGGCTACGCCAACGATCACCAGCCCATTGCCGTGGTGGCCGGCGTGCCGTTCGGACAAGTGGGATCGACCAATACCTTGCACATTACCTATACCTGA
- a CDS encoding asparaginase domain-containing protein, whose amino-acid sequence MKKILVLYTGGTIGMDYAAGGLVPVPGLLPSKMERFRLPSYALDIVEYPHLIDSSAITLAHWQKLVGDLVQHYERYDGFVVIHGTDTMAYTASLLAFALRGLGKPVVLTGAQLPLVHPRSDGWGNLADALEAAACDGLAEVAVVFDRRLIRGACSRKLDASGFCGFGSPNAPLLGEFGIATRWHREHWLPPRGDFAPVLPRDVTVSCHFLMPGASPRLIGEALKRQAEGAAILMSYGNGNAPGDPALLDGVADANSRGIPVLNLTQVVHGAVEVGAYAAGAPLARAGAVSGADMTPEAALAKLTVLLSMDLSHEERLKRLGESLAGEIGVH is encoded by the coding sequence ATGAAAAAGATTCTGGTGCTGTATACCGGCGGAACGATCGGCATGGATTACGCCGCTGGCGGGCTGGTCCCCGTGCCCGGCCTGCTGCCGTCGAAAATGGAACGCTTCCGTCTTCCCTCTTATGCCCTGGACATCGTCGAATACCCTCATTTGATCGATTCTTCCGCGATTACGCTTGCGCATTGGCAAAAACTTGTCGGCGATCTGGTGCAACACTATGAACGCTACGACGGTTTCGTGGTGATTCACGGCACCGATACCATGGCCTACACGGCGTCGCTGCTCGCCTTTGCCTTGAGGGGGCTTGGCAAGCCGGTGGTGCTGACCGGAGCGCAGTTGCCGCTGGTTCATCCGCGTAGCGACGGCTGGGGCAACCTGGCCGACGCGCTCGAAGCGGCCGCCTGCGACGGTCTGGCCGAAGTGGCCGTGGTGTTCGACCGGCGTCTGATTCGCGGCGCGTGTTCGCGCAAGCTCGATGCCTCGGGGTTTTGCGGGTTCGGCTCGCCGAACGCTCCGCTGCTTGGCGAATTCGGCATCGCGACGCGCTGGCACCGCGAGCACTGGCTGCCTCCCCGTGGCGATTTCGCTCCGGTTCTGCCGCGCGATGTCACGGTGTCCTGCCACTTCCTGATGCCCGGCGCGTCGCCCCGCCTGATCGGCGAGGCGCTCAAGCGTCAGGCGGAGGGGGCCGCGATCCTGATGAGTTACGGCAATGGCAATGCCCCCGGGGATCCGGCGCTGCTGGACGGTGTGGCGGACGCCAATTCGCGTGGTATCCCGGTTCTGAATTTGACCCAGGTGGTGCATGGAGCCGTCGAAGTGGGGGCCTATGCGGCCGGCGCGCCCTTGGCGCGGGCGGGCGCGGTCAGCGGCGCCGACATGACGCCGGAAGCCGCTTTGGCGAAACTGACCGTGCTGTTGTCAATGGATCTGTCGCACGAAGAGCGGCTCAAGCGGCTTGGAGAATCGCTGGCCGGAGAAATCGGCGTGCACTGA
- a CDS encoding DUF4810 domain-containing protein, producing the protein MGFSAESKRNAAIVALSAWLTACATDPPPLYQWGNYQTQIYEYFKANGKTRRAQLATLESDLRQLRADGKTPPPGFHAHLGLLYASLGNYEQSSRQFGREKTLFPESAPFMDALIEQSRR; encoded by the coding sequence ATGGGGTTTTCGGCCGAAAGCAAACGCAACGCCGCGATTGTCGCCTTGAGCGCGTGGCTGACCGCCTGCGCCACCGACCCGCCGCCGCTTTACCAATGGGGCAACTACCAGACCCAGATCTACGAATATTTCAAGGCCAACGGCAAAACGCGCCGTGCCCAGCTCGCCACGCTGGAGAGCGATCTGCGGCAGCTCCGCGCGGACGGCAAAACACCGCCGCCGGGTTTCCACGCGCACTTGGGCCTGCTTTATGCCTCGCTCGGCAACTACGAACAAAGCTCGCGGCAGTTCGGCCGCGAAAAAACCCTGTTTCCCGAGTCGGCCCCCTTCATGGATGCGCTGATCGAACAAAGCCGCCGCTAA
- a CDS encoding DUF799 domain-containing protein, translating into MGKILTLMAWLLPLILLTGCETPRPYDYTAFKKSRPRSLLVLPPVNDTNHAGATYSLFAQMTYPLAESGYYVLPVTLVDDTLKRKGLSHAADIHALPPAQLRGLFGADAALYVTISQYGNDYTVLDSVTTVAARARLVDLKTGAVLWRGKASASNNEDGSDSGGGLAGALVTAAIKQVIHELTDTEHEMAGIASARLLGAGQENGILYGPRSPNFGKD; encoded by the coding sequence ATGGGTAAAATCTTGACGCTGATGGCATGGCTGCTGCCGCTTATTCTGCTGACCGGGTGCGAAACCCCGCGGCCGTACGATTACACGGCCTTCAAAAAGAGCCGCCCGCGCTCGCTACTCGTCCTCCCCCCCGTGAATGACACCAACCATGCCGGCGCGACCTACAGCCTGTTCGCGCAAATGACGTATCCGCTGGCCGAGTCGGGATACTATGTACTGCCGGTGACGCTGGTCGACGACACACTCAAACGGAAAGGCTTGTCGCATGCGGCCGATATTCACGCACTCCCCCCCGCGCAACTGCGCGGTCTGTTCGGCGCCGATGCCGCGCTCTATGTCACCATCAGCCAGTACGGCAACGATTACACGGTTCTGGACAGTGTGACGACGGTGGCGGCGCGCGCCCGGCTGGTCGACCTTAAAACCGGCGCCGTTCTGTGGCGGGGCAAGGCCAGCGCGTCGAACAACGAGGACGGGAGCGATTCCGGCGGCGGACTGGCGGGCGCGCTGGTCACCGCCGCCATCAAGCAGGTGATTCACGAACTGACCGACACGGAACACGAGATGGCCGGCATCGCGAGCGCCCGCCTACTGGGCGCCGGCCAGGAGAACGGCATCCTGTACGGCCCCCGCTCGCCCAATTTCGGTAAGGATTGA
- a CDS encoding glutathione S-transferase, translating into MQLIGMLDSPYVRRVAIALQRLEVRFEHRPLSVFSTYPQFRDINPVVKAPSLVCDDGEVLMDSTLILDYAQTIAAPRKNLLPAEPDPRRRALRLTGLALAACEKSVQIIYEQELRPADKRHTPWLERVTEQTLAAFGEMEAELDRHPLPAPTDRIGLDGISVAVAWRFAREKIPGLVAAETFPALRDYSSLAETLPAFIAAPFGPGVCRPD; encoded by the coding sequence ATGCAACTCATCGGAATGCTCGACTCGCCGTACGTGCGCCGTGTCGCCATTGCCCTGCAACGGCTAGAAGTGCGCTTCGAACACCGCCCGCTGTCGGTTTTCAGCACTTACCCGCAGTTCCGGGATATCAATCCGGTCGTCAAGGCACCTTCCTTGGTCTGCGATGACGGAGAGGTGCTGATGGATTCGACTCTGATACTCGACTATGCGCAAACCATCGCCGCTCCGCGAAAAAACCTGCTGCCGGCGGAGCCGGATCCGCGCCGCCGCGCCCTGCGCCTGACCGGTCTTGCGCTTGCCGCCTGCGAAAAAAGCGTGCAGATCATTTATGAACAGGAACTCAGGCCCGCGGACAAACGCCACACGCCGTGGCTGGAACGCGTCACGGAGCAGACGCTCGCCGCGTTTGGCGAGATGGAGGCCGAACTCGACCGCCACCCTCTTCCGGCGCCGACCGACCGGATCGGTCTTGACGGAATCAGCGTGGCCGTCGCCTGGCGTTTCGCCCGGGAAAAAATTCCCGGTTTGGTGGCCGCGGAAACGTTCCCGGCATTGCGGGACTACTCCTCGCTGGCCGAAACCCTGCCGGCGTTCATCGCCGCGCCATTCGGCCCGGGCGTTTGCCGGCCGGACTGA
- the sgrR gene encoding HTH-type transcriptional regulator SgrR, whose amino-acid sequence MANNRLLHHYARLYRHLDGRECETTLQKLADLLFCTRRHMRGLLAHMQRAGWLEWRSSAGRGRQSTLRFLKDIGQLQQEQAARWLEQGRVEQAVSLLSDDPKQWAQALLSRLGRHWQHDRQVLGVAYYRPMPNLYPGTPLRRSERHLAGQIFNGLTRINEEKGEIEGDLAHHWEQRSETEWHFHLRPAIRWHDGRELTMDDIVATLQRLKNRPLFAHVGTVRKLSGRSLAIELGEEDAWLPWLLADSSALIVPADHAERPDFASHPVGTGPYRVAINDAHRLSLQAFDDYFGYRALLDQVDIWMVPELDEHVTLGAPGLCGLTVEIPPMPAEPRTEMSLEAGVYFLLCDARSEAMRDDATRAWLSQALSPLAIMQRTRAELRQYWVPAAGLLPRWHHCRPVPPAGQPPLRRLRIAFYERHPEYRLIATAIAECLRAHDVEPELKEIAYSQWERGQGDSDIWLGSVNFTRAVDYALPAWLLGMPLLRDSLSPALPVNDWLRGWRRSSHHAQDLAAAVVRPHWLLPLFHSWLSLKGPGQIEDFRLNGLGWFDFKSAWLRPDTP is encoded by the coding sequence ATGGCCAACAACCGACTACTGCATCACTACGCCCGGCTCTACCGGCATCTGGATGGAAGGGAGTGTGAAACGACGCTGCAAAAACTGGCCGATCTGCTGTTCTGCACGCGGCGGCACATGCGCGGCCTTCTTGCGCACATGCAGCGGGCCGGATGGCTCGAATGGCGCTCCAGCGCAGGCCGCGGCAGACAGTCGACGCTGCGCTTTCTGAAAGACATCGGACAACTGCAGCAAGAGCAGGCGGCCCGATGGCTGGAGCAAGGACGGGTGGAACAGGCGGTTTCCCTGCTGAGCGACGATCCGAAGCAATGGGCGCAGGCGCTGTTGTCGCGGCTTGGCCGACACTGGCAGCACGACCGCCAGGTACTGGGCGTCGCCTATTACCGGCCCATGCCCAACCTGTACCCGGGCACGCCGTTACGACGTTCCGAACGGCACCTTGCCGGGCAGATCTTCAACGGTTTGACACGAATAAATGAGGAAAAAGGGGAAATAGAAGGCGATTTGGCCCATCACTGGGAACAGCGCTCCGAAACGGAATGGCATTTCCACCTGCGTCCGGCGATACGCTGGCACGACGGGCGCGAACTGACCATGGATGATATTGTCGCCACTTTGCAGCGCTTGAAAAACCGCCCGCTGTTTGCTCATGTCGGGACGGTGCGCAAGCTGTCCGGGCGAAGTCTTGCCATCGAACTGGGCGAAGAGGATGCCTGGCTCCCCTGGCTGCTGGCCGACAGTTCGGCGCTGATCGTGCCCGCCGATCACGCCGAGCGGCCGGATTTCGCCTCGCACCCGGTGGGCACCGGTCCGTACCGTGTGGCGATCAACGATGCGCACCGTTTGTCCTTGCAGGCCTTCGACGACTACTTCGGCTACCGCGCCCTGCTCGATCAGGTGGATATCTGGATGGTGCCCGAGCTTGACGAACACGTGACCCTGGGCGCGCCGGGCCTCTGCGGCCTGACCGTGGAGATCCCCCCCATGCCGGCCGAGCCTCGTACCGAAATGTCGCTGGAAGCCGGCGTCTATTTTTTGCTGTGCGATGCGCGCTCAGAAGCCATGCGGGATGACGCAACCCGTGCCTGGCTCTCCCAGGCGCTCTCGCCCCTCGCCATCATGCAGCGCACCCGGGCGGAGCTGCGCCAGTACTGGGTTCCGGCCGCCGGGCTACTGCCCCGCTGGCATCATTGCCGGCCCGTGCCGCCAGCCGGGCAACCGCCTTTGCGGCGGCTTCGGATCGCATTCTATGAACGGCACCCCGAATACCGGCTGATCGCCACCGCCATCGCCGAATGCCTGCGGGCGCATGATGTGGAGCCCGAACTCAAGGAAATCGCTTACAGCCAATGGGAACGGGGGCAAGGCGACAGCGACATATGGCTCGGGTCGGTCAATTTCACCCGCGCGGTCGACTATGCCCTGCCCGCCTGGCTGCTGGGCATGCCCCTGCTGCGGGACAGCCTGTCGCCGGCCCTGCCCGTGAACGACTGGCTGCGCGGTTGGAGACGGAGTTCGCACCATGCGCAAGACCTCGCGGCGGCGGTGGTCCGGCCGCACTGGCTGCTTCCCCTGTTTCACAGCTGGTTGAGCCTGAAGGGTCCGGGACAAATCGAGGATTTCCGGTTGAACGGTCTTGGCTGGTTCGATTTCAAATCGGCCTGGTTGCGACCGGACACCCCATGA
- a CDS encoding M949_RS01915 family surface polysaccharide biosynthesis protein, whose amino-acid sequence MKKLVFSILLTLLSPAHASEPGISGTCGDTLPENLIPPPDRPPAGLKRYKHYCYTDASGSHDLLLSETQDRPGGDAPLSGTIEARLFRRVPNDAPRLLWTIRDRPDPQEDGVRFWAALTELTDLDHDGMVDPILVYRFQDKNRSDDPAFSGRLKIILFHQGRKVVIRARSGTLDDERETSATASYFDLPLVIRRHLVAKMAKMYRDDLFGFDNTHRFQPLKPSQR is encoded by the coding sequence ATGAAAAAACTGGTCTTTTCCATTCTTCTGACGCTTTTGAGCCCGGCTCACGCCAGCGAACCGGGCATCTCCGGAACATGCGGCGACACCCTGCCCGAAAACCTGATCCCGCCCCCGGACCGGCCGCCAGCCGGCCTGAAACGGTACAAGCATTACTGTTACACGGACGCGAGCGGCTCCCATGATTTACTGCTGAGCGAAACACAGGACCGGCCCGGTGGCGACGCCCCCCTGTCGGGCACAATCGAGGCGCGGCTTTTCCGGCGTGTTCCGAACGATGCCCCGAGGCTTCTGTGGACAATCCGCGACCGGCCGGACCCGCAAGAGGATGGCGTCCGGTTCTGGGCGGCACTGACAGAATTGACGGATCTTGATCACGACGGGATGGTCGACCCGATTCTGGTCTACCGGTTTCAGGACAAAAACCGATCGGACGACCCGGCATTCAGCGGGCGGCTCAAGATCATTCTTTTTCACCAAGGCAGGAAAGTCGTCATTCGGGCTCGCTCCGGCACCCTGGACGATGAGCGAGAAACCTCCGCCACCGCCTCCTACTTCGATCTTCCGCTGGTGATCCGGCGGCATCTCGTCGCGAAAATGGCGAAAATGTACCGCGATGACCTGTTCGGCTTCGACAACACCCACCGCTTTCAGCCTCTCAAGCCAAGCCAACGGTAA
- a CDS encoding AsmA family protein: MKWNSGRLWLRVIVYSLLTLFGLFVLTQSLILWQFDEKSVRRAVTESLHDTGRKVAISGSVTPRVFPFPGLDIEGLTITEPDGRTPFAKIRQLKARFTWLPLLLGHHEVRSISMTGFNASITRQADGTLSVSDLFMRRAQDSFLVKLDNLALREGQLDYRDIITAMNGRLDAISLDAEGLNGDATLSAGAVLNSAGQPVRLAINTPLTIQDDQVSLSQLEAIAILSRPELGETKLLAQGKFKLNFATLNADGQDLSLTFTSENPASTVHLTVPRLAANLTDISLPKSELKATVNYGRSRFQAEATLNDLKFRQNNLIAERLNGELNWLVGDNRMKFTLSAPLSVVNLDQFRMEPLNLTAQAITPLLPRGKLISSMSGSLDGGIDEGRLNVRVAGKLDGSDVAMTVSQFGFIKPRHEATFNIGQLDLNRYLPENKGDRVAIFQDATPIPLDWLDLFNLDGKVHIGQLSVGRFRVSDVSADVRATPKALEVRNLGADIYDGRLQGDARLTRGDKATLDVKQTLRGMNIRPLLIDLFNFGRLEGNGNGQVNIRATGNSFADLRNTLGGDVALSLNKGALTGIDLVTALKNLPAELKEWNRPAQSDQKTTFSTLSARMALENGVGRNQDLKLASQLMNVSGGGKIDLKQNIIDYTLDVQANPSEFTRLKGVNVPLKITGPLSAPIYALDFNALVKGKKSESEKQQALKQELKKQITTILPGKY; this comes from the coding sequence ATGAAATGGAACTCCGGCCGGCTTTGGCTGCGCGTCATCGTCTACAGCCTGCTTACCCTGTTCGGACTGTTCGTCCTGACCCAATCGCTGATTCTCTGGCAATTCGACGAGAAGAGCGTGCGGCGCGCGGTCACCGAATCGTTGCATGACACGGGCCGGAAGGTCGCCATTTCCGGTTCCGTCACGCCGCGGGTATTTCCGTTTCCCGGCCTGGATATCGAAGGCCTGACCATCACCGAGCCGGACGGCCGCACGCCGTTCGCGAAAATCCGCCAACTCAAGGCGCGTTTCACCTGGCTGCCGCTTTTGCTTGGGCATCACGAAGTCCGCTCGATTTCGATGACCGGCTTTAACGCCAGCATCACCCGGCAGGCCGACGGCACGCTGTCGGTGTCGGATCTGTTCATGCGCCGCGCCCAGGACAGCTTCCTCGTGAAACTGGACAACCTCGCCCTGCGCGAAGGACAGCTCGACTACCGGGACATCATCACGGCCATGAACGGACGCCTTGATGCCATCAGCCTGGACGCGGAAGGGCTTAACGGCGACGCGACACTGTCGGCGGGCGCCGTTCTCAACAGCGCGGGACAGCCCGTCCGGCTGGCCATCAACACTCCGTTGACGATCCAGGACGATCAGGTATCGCTCAGCCAGCTCGAGGCCATCGCCATTCTGTCGCGACCGGAGCTTGGCGAAACCAAACTGCTGGCCCAGGGCAAGTTCAAACTCAACTTCGCCACGCTCAATGCCGACGGTCAGGATCTCTCCCTCACCTTCACTTCGGAAAACCCCGCAAGCACCGTCCATCTGACGGTTCCCAGGCTCGCGGCCAACCTGACCGACATCAGCCTGCCCAAGAGCGAACTGAAGGCCACGGTCAACTATGGCCGCAGCCGCTTCCAGGCCGAGGCCACGCTCAACGATCTCAAATTCCGCCAGAACAACCTCATCGCCGAACGGCTCAACGGGGAACTGAACTGGCTTGTCGGCGACAACCGGATGAAGTTCACGCTGTCCGCCCCGCTGTCGGTCGTCAACCTCGACCAGTTCCGCATGGAGCCGCTGAATCTCACGGCCCAGGCCATCACGCCGCTGCTGCCGCGCGGCAAGCTGATCTCGTCGATGAGCGGCTCGCTTGACGGCGGAATCGACGAAGGACGTCTCAATGTGCGCGTTGCGGGCAAACTCGATGGCTCCGACGTGGCCATGACGGTCAGTCAGTTCGGCTTCATCAAGCCGCGCCACGAGGCGACATTCAACATCGGACAGCTCGACCTGAACCGCTACCTCCCGGAAAACAAGGGCGATCGCGTGGCGATTTTCCAGGATGCCACACCGATTCCCCTGGACTGGCTCGATCTTTTCAATCTGGACGGCAAAGTGCACATCGGCCAGCTATCGGTCGGGCGCTTCCGTGTCAGTGACGTGTCGGCCGATGTGAGAGCCACGCCGAAGGCCCTGGAAGTGCGCAATCTTGGCGCCGACATTTACGATGGCAGGCTGCAGGGCGATGCGCGCCTGACCCGGGGCGACAAGGCCACCCTCGATGTCAAGCAGACATTGCGGGGCATGAACATCCGCCCACTGCTGATCGACCTGTTCAATTTCGGCCGGCTCGAAGGCAACGGCAACGGCCAGGTCAACATCCGCGCCACCGGCAATTCCTTCGCCGACCTGCGCAACACCCTGGGTGGCGATGTCGCGCTCAGTCTCAACAAGGGCGCGCTCACCGGCATCGACCTTGTCACCGCGCTGAAGAACCTGCCCGCCGAATTGAAGGAATGGAACCGGCCGGCGCAGTCGGACCAGAAAACCACCTTCTCGACCCTGTCCGCGCGCATGGCTCTGGAAAACGGCGTCGGCCGCAATCAGGATCTCAAACTCGCATCGCAACTGATGAATGTCAGCGGCGGAGGCAAGATCGACCTCAAGCAGAACATCATCGACTATACGCTGGACGTGCAGGCCAACCCGAGCGAATTCACCCGCCTCAAGGGAGTGAATGTTCCGCTGAAGATCACCGGTCCGCTGAGCGCGCCGATCTACGCGCTGGACTTCAACGCGCTGGTCAAGGGCAAGAAAAGCGAATCGGAAAAGCAGCAGGCGCTCAAGCAGGAACTGAAAAAGCAGATCACCACCATCCTGCCGGGCAAGTACTGA